Proteins encoded in a region of the Shewanella polaris genome:
- a CDS encoding tyrosine-type recombinase/integrase: MDTHEQQRFDFLYEQHLTNLTLQGKRPATIDAYSRAVRRISAYFDCCPDNLSTDDLKRYFADLIASHSWSTVKLDRNGLQFFYRYVLNQSWEWLNIVKPPQVKRLPDILTPAEVSIVISLTHKLRYQVCFLTLYSMGLRLGEAISLQVGDIDSALMQVHVRDAKGGKDRLVPLPQRTLLALRYYWQTHRHPRHVFPGKDGKPDSLMDRGGIQKAMKKVISECNIHKSISPHNLRHSYATHLLEQGLDLRSVQHLLGHNSLNTTARYTRLTHITRKNTALSVNQLTNNLVLKWECDI; encoded by the coding sequence ATGGACACTCATGAACAACAACGCTTTGATTTTCTTTATGAACAACATCTTACCAATTTAACTCTGCAAGGCAAGCGGCCTGCTACCATCGATGCGTACAGTCGCGCAGTTAGGCGCATTAGTGCTTATTTTGACTGTTGCCCTGATAACCTTTCAACCGATGATTTGAAGCGTTATTTTGCTGATTTAATTGCCTCTCACTCCTGGAGTACCGTAAAACTCGACCGCAATGGATTACAGTTTTTCTACCGGTATGTCCTTAATCAATCTTGGGAGTGGCTCAACATTGTTAAGCCGCCGCAGGTCAAACGCCTACCGGATATTCTAACCCCTGCCGAAGTCTCAATCGTCATTAGCCTCACCCATAAGCTGCGATATCAAGTGTGCTTTTTAACCTTATACAGTATGGGGTTGCGCCTCGGTGAAGCAATTTCATTACAGGTTGGCGATATCGATTCAGCGTTGATGCAGGTGCATGTTCGTGACGCCAAAGGCGGCAAGGATAGGCTAGTACCTTTACCACAACGCACATTGTTAGCGCTTCGGTATTACTGGCAAACCCATCGCCATCCTCGGCATGTATTTCCCGGTAAAGATGGCAAGCCAGACTCGCTGATGGACCGCGGTGGTATTCAAAAGGCCATGAAAAAAGTGATTTCTGAGTGCAACATTCACAAATCTATCAGTCCACATAATTTACGTCACAGCTATGCGACTCATTTGCTAGAGCAAGGATTAGATTTACGCTCAGTACAACACTTGCTCGGTCACAACAGCCTCAACACCACAGCAAGGTATACACGTCTCACTCATATTACCCGTAAAAACACGGCCTTGTCGGTTAACCAGCTCACTAATAATTTGGTGTTGAAGTGGGAGTGTGACATATGA
- a CDS encoding IS91 family transposase, with amino-acid sequence MKFIDILRDHLDAFNQAYDGQITTSMRHAINAMLSCRVHTQRASHWVCQGCTHTADFPLSCGHRSCPQCQYNTTADWLAKQQAKLLSVDYFMVTFTLPYELRVVAKYQPEALYPAMFSVAASVLKDFALNSPKLAGDIGFTGVLHTHSRRRDLHPHIHFIIPAGSFNKTQQHWKKNKGKYLFNAFNLAKVWRARLLEQLAKLNLKLPTSLPKKWVADCQHMGKGLPALQYLSRYLYRGVLPDKSIKSDVDGLVSFEYKDSQTQSTKVRTLPATEFLWLILQHVLPKGLRRVRDYGLLRGNAKKLRLQIQLMLAVAGAVFPIIPEIKRRLATRRCPCCQQPMHFMGIVKRPTNLIP; translated from the coding sequence ATGAAGTTTATCGATATTTTACGTGACCATCTTGATGCGTTTAATCAAGCTTATGATGGCCAAATAACAACATCAATGCGCCATGCCATTAATGCCATGCTGAGCTGTCGCGTTCACACCCAAAGAGCTAGCCACTGGGTTTGTCAGGGTTGCACTCATACAGCAGATTTCCCGCTGTCATGTGGTCATCGCAGTTGTCCCCAATGCCAGTACAACACCACAGCGGATTGGTTAGCTAAGCAACAGGCTAAATTGTTATCTGTCGATTACTTTATGGTGACATTTACTTTGCCATATGAGCTGCGTGTGGTGGCTAAATATCAACCGGAAGCACTCTATCCAGCCATGTTTTCAGTGGCTGCCAGTGTGCTCAAAGACTTTGCACTTAACTCACCAAAACTTGCCGGTGATATTGGTTTCACTGGCGTGCTGCATACTCACAGCCGGCGGCGAGATTTACATCCGCATATTCACTTTATTATTCCAGCGGGCAGTTTCAACAAAACCCAACAACACTGGAAAAAGAATAAGGGCAAATACCTGTTCAACGCTTTCAATTTGGCTAAAGTGTGGCGCGCACGTTTACTGGAACAGTTGGCAAAACTGAATCTCAAACTGCCAACCTCACTGCCGAAAAAGTGGGTGGCTGATTGCCAGCATATGGGTAAAGGTTTGCCTGCACTGCAATATCTATCACGCTATCTTTATCGCGGCGTACTGCCAGATAAAAGCATCAAAAGTGATGTCGATGGGCTTGTTAGTTTTGAGTATAAAGACAGTCAAACTCAGTCTACAAAAGTACGAACCTTACCCGCTACTGAATTTCTCTGGTTAATACTGCAACACGTATTACCGAAAGGGTTACGACGAGTGAGAGACTATGGATTACTCAGAGGCAATGCCAAAAAACTCAGGCTACAAATACAACTGATGCTGGCGGTTGCTGGGGCTGTATTTCCAATCATTCCCGAGATAAAGCGCAGATTAGCAACACGCCGTTGCCCCTGTTGTCAGCAACCAATGCACTTTATGGGCATAGTGAAACGACCGACAAACTTAATACCCTGA
- a CDS encoding class I SAM-dependent methyltransferase, producing MNELKNMVSNELVSDARSAFYYLGRYLKQATISEDYEKDIFDDGLESRPSEVVKNLTIKLIEFIENSQKKKCFDFSNNEYNHWMDLIDSVESQLDSTPSDELVDTARESIKELSNPEQYSQLWRTESEQLESNNIYEQLSKMIPCENTLEFGCGIGNGTIHLAKDRDVLSLDNNQSLIEQAMTRLESQDIKYQIHKCDFFNLGEIEKQLICTFEPKVIVGWFIGSHGEDIFKNTKEEPHPITKSKLYREKIEDIIISSDVCIDSVEYIHLANRGEVVVGFSEKEIFDSQKADYDTHVFKKIGFEVVEVNQLEWIREKSEFSYGQAHNPILAKGERVPVITSIIAKRI from the coding sequence ATGAATGAACTAAAGAATATGGTTTCTAATGAGTTAGTGTCTGATGCGAGATCGGCATTCTATTATTTAGGGCGTTATTTAAAACAAGCCACGATTTCTGAAGACTATGAAAAAGATATTTTTGATGATGGTTTAGAAAGTCGACCAAGTGAAGTAGTAAAAAACCTGACTATTAAGCTTATTGAATTTATAGAAAACTCTCAAAAGAAGAAGTGTTTTGATTTTTCGAATAATGAATATAATCATTGGATGGATTTAATTGATTCTGTAGAAAGCCAGCTTGATTCAACTCCTTCAGATGAGTTAGTTGACACAGCTAGGGAATCTATTAAAGAGCTTAGTAACCCTGAACAATATTCACAACTTTGGAGGACAGAATCTGAACAGCTCGAATCTAACAATATTTATGAACAATTATCAAAAATGATTCCCTGTGAAAACACTCTTGAATTTGGCTGTGGTATAGGTAATGGCACAATTCACCTTGCAAAAGACAGAGATGTATTATCTCTGGATAATAACCAAAGTCTCATTGAACAAGCTATGACACGATTAGAAAGCCAAGATATAAAGTATCAAATACATAAATGTGACTTTTTTAATCTTGGTGAGATAGAAAAACAACTTATCTGTACTTTTGAACCCAAAGTGATCGTTGGCTGGTTTATTGGATCTCATGGTGAAGATATATTTAAAAATACAAAGGAAGAGCCTCATCCGATAACAAAATCAAAGTTATATAGAGAAAAAATTGAAGACATAATCATTTCAAGTGATGTTTGCATTGACTCTGTTGAATATATTCATTTAGCTAATAGAGGGGAAGTCGTTGTTGGGTTTAGTGAAAAAGAGATATTTGATTCTCAAAAAGCTGATTACGATACTCACGTATTTAAAAAAATTGGCTTTGAAGTAGTCGAAGTTAATCAATTAGAATGGATACGGGAAAAAAGCGAATTCTCATACGGGCAAGCTCATAATCCCATTCTGGCTAAGGGTGAAAGAGTACCTGTAATCACTTCAATAATTGCAAAGAGAATTTAG